Proteins from a single region of Xiphias gladius isolate SHS-SW01 ecotype Sanya breed wild chromosome 2, ASM1685928v1, whole genome shotgun sequence:
- the LOC120803773 gene encoding uncharacterized protein LOC120803773, which produces MTRVSPRLRRLLLIINIFFATAGGLAVVVSLALLSPSPEGSREVEVPTTGHIVLYVVGSVTVVVAILGVYGAQKENLLALTVFLVCMVVGGLLMLRAGVPAAAARPQVKAPPALYSGFHVGESDGGKVAFTSTPGPGFRRHQEVGRRSAGITALLRPVQLQGLGGQRPRLLPVQPGRGDGEVSDRQLQTLLSPHHGVLGLVLSSLMIYQMINAADGPSAPLSVPVTFSNQPPAYHQLRNLPEGHGSQHRFRFTTAARGAGWPGPHRCSDPRVPIGPAAEGGGSPNRLVGHLLGRRAAGGVASTSRGTAGRRAGLRKTADCQFDPLFVSAYDSLARMYGKSEKPGRSFPGFKPTRKTERIVAAVFSPGNMSGVNTTLKRVFTIFNIIFAIVGGVIITLTLLSQVLSSDNGGENLKGRTTALVVFNIIGFAILIIATLGAYGAHKESKVSLIIFLVCMAIGGVLMLRAGVSAVVVRPQLKGTLDEEFRSLLPLDKAPGEVQKIVKNLQMQLRCCGMFSYTDWEDNIPDSCLCGPVEEEEDKCQIVNYRSFMQTRVYTKTCAPILTSYFLLVADIVIGIVFTLAVLALLGLILSCTMIRQMRNPARPTVLMDISTIFTAPPPKYQELHNPPSY; this is translated from the exons ATGACTCGGGTCAGTCCCCGTCTCAGGCgtctcctcctcatcatcaacATCTTCTTCGCG ACCGCGGGCGGACTCGCCGTCGTCGTCTCTCTGGCCCTGCTGTCTCCGTCCCCGGAGGGTTCGCGCGAG GTTGAGGTCCCGACAACCGGCCACATCGTCCTCTACGTCGTGGGCTCGGTCACCGTGGTGGTCGCCATCCTGGGAGTCTACGGGGCCCAGAAGGAGAACCTGCTGGCTCtgactgtg TTCCTGGTCTGTATGGTGGTTGGGGGTCTGCTGATGCTGAGAGCTGGAGTCCCTGCCGCTGCCGCCCGTCCACAGGTGAAGGCCCCGCCGGCGCTCTACTCTGGTTTCCACG TTGGGGAGTCTGATGGAGGAAAGGTGGCGTTCACTTCTACCCCTGGACCAGGCTTCAGACGACATCAAGAAGTGGGCCGAAGGTCTGCAGGAATCA CTGCACTGCTGCGGCCTGTTCAGCTACAAGGACTGGGAGGACAGCGTCCCCGCCTCCTGCCAGTGCAGCCCGGACGAGGAGACGGGGAGGTGTCAGACCGTCAGCTACAGA CCCTGCTCTCCCCTCATCATGGC GTGCTGGGCCTGGTGCTGTCCTCGCTGATGATCTACCAGATGATCAACGCCGCCGACGGGCCCAGCGCGCCGCTGTCGGTGCCGGTGACGTTCTCCAACCAGCCGCCTGCCTACCACCAGCTGCGCAACCTGCCGGA GGGTCACGGCAGCCAGCATCGGTTTCGTTTCACCACCGCCGCTCGGGGGGCGGGTTGGCCGGGACCGCACCGGTGCTCTGACCCGCGTGTGCCCATCGGACCGG CCGCCGAAGGTGGAGGTAGCCCCAACCGCCTGGTCGGGCACCTGCTCGGCCGCAGAGCCGCCGGAGGTGTCGCGTCGACGTCCCGCGGCACAGCAGGGCGACGCGCGGGCCTCCGGAAGACGGCGGACTGTCAGTTTGACCCACTCTTCGTCTCCGCTTATGACAGTTTAGCAAGAATGTACGGGAAGTCGGAGAAGCCT GGTCGGAGCTTCCCGGGATTCAAACCGACGAGAAAAACCGAGCGGATTGTTGCGGCCGTATTTTCGCCTGGAAACATGTCTGGGGTCAACACCACCCTCAAAAGGGTCTTCACCATCTTCAACATCATCTTCGCG attgTCGGTGGAGTCATCATCACGCTCACTCTGCTGTCCCAGGTCCTCAGCAGCGATAATGGAGGAGAAAAC CTGAAAGGTCGGACCACAGCCCTCGTCGTCTTCAACATCATAGGTTTCGCCATCCTGATAATCGCCACGCTGGGAGCCTACGGAGCCCACAAGGAGAGCAAGGTGTCCCTGATCATA TTCCTGGTCTGCATGGCGATCGGAGGTGTGCTGATGCTGCGAGCCGGAGTCTCTGCCGTCGTCGTCCGCCCGCAG ctgAAGGGCACACTGGACGAGGAGTTTCGTTCCCTTCTGCCTCTGGACAAAGCTCCCGGTGAGGTGcagaaaattgttaaaaacCTGCAGATGCAG CTGCGCTGCTGCGGTATGTTCAGCTACACTGACTGGGAGGACAACATCCCCGACTCCTGCCTGTGCGGCccggtggaggaggaggaggacaagtgCCAGATAGTCAACTACAGG AGTTTCATGCAGACGCGCGTCTACACCAAG ACCTGCGCCCCCATCCTCACAAGCTACTTCCTGCTGGTGGCGGACATCGTTATCGGCATCGTCTTCACCCTGGCCGTGCTGGCG CTGCTGGGCCTGATTCTGTCCTGCACCATGATCCGCCAGATGCGCAACCCCGCGAGACCCACCGTCTTGATGGACATCTCCACCATCTTCACCGCGCCGCCGCCAAAATACCAGGAGCTGCACAACCCTCCAAGCTACTGA